The following are encoded together in the Odocoileus virginianus isolate 20LAN1187 ecotype Illinois chromosome 28, Ovbor_1.2, whole genome shotgun sequence genome:
- the PRPF19 gene encoding pre-mRNA-processing factor 19, producing the protein MSLICSISNEVPEHPCVSPVSNHVYERRLIEKYIAENGTDPINNQPLSEEQLIDIKVAHPIRPKPPSATSIPAILKALQDEWDAVMLHSFTLRQQLQTTRQELSHALYQHDAACRVIARLTKEVTAAREALATLKPQAGLIVPQAVPSSQPSVVGAGEPMDLGELVGMTPEIIQKLQDKATVLTTERKKRGKTVPEELVKPEELSKYRQVASHVGLHSASIPGILALDLCPSDTNKILTGGADKNVVVFDKSSEQILATLKGHTKKVTSVVFHPSQELVFSASPDATIRIWSVPNASCVQVVRAHESAVTGLSLHATGDYLLSSSDDQYWAFSDIQTGRVLTKVTDETSGCSLTCAQFHPDGLIFGTGTMDSQIKIWDLKERTNVANFPGHSGPITSIAFSENGYYLATAADDSSVKLWDLRKLKNFKTLQLDNNFEVKSLIFDQSGTYLALGGTDVQIYICKQWTEILHFTEHSGLTTGVAFGHHAKFIASTGMDRSLKFYSL; encoded by the exons TCTCCAATGAAGTGCCAGAACACCCCTGTGTGTCCCCCGTCTCTAATCATGTGTATGAGCGGCGGCTCATTGAGAAGTATATTGCAGAGAATGGCACAGATCCCATCAACAACCAGCCTCTGTCTGAGGAGCAGCTCATTGATATCAAAG TTGCTCACCCAATCCGGCCCAAGCCTCCCTCAGCCACGAGCATCCCAGCCATTCTGAAAGCCTTGCAGGACGAGTGG GATGCAGTCATGCTCCACAGCTTCACCCTGCGCCAGCAGCTGCAGACCACCCGCCAGGAGCTCTCCCACGCCCTGTACCAGCACGATGCCGCCTGCCGTGTCATTGCCCGTCTCACTAAGGAAGTCACTGCTGCCCGAGAAG CTCTGGCGACCCTGAAACCTCAGGCCGGTCTCATTGTGCCCCAGGCTGTGCCAAGCTCCCAGCCAAGTGTTGTG GGTGCAGGCGAGCCAATGGATTTGGGCGAACTGGTGGGAATGACTCCTGAGATTATTCAGAAG CTTCAAGACAAGGCCACCGTGCTCACCACAGAGCGGAAGAAG agagGGAAGACTGTGCCTGAGGAGCTGGTGAAGCCAGAAGAGCTCAGCAAATACCGGCAGGTGGCCTCCCACGTG GGGCTGCACAGTGCTAGCATTCCCGGGATCCTGGCCCTGGACCTCTGCCCCTCCGACACCAACAAGATCCTCACTG GTGGGGCGGATAAGAATGTCGTCGTCTTTGACAAGAGTTCTGAGCAGATTTTGGCCACCCTCAAAGGCCATACCAAGAAGGTCACCAGCGTGGTCTTTCACCCTTCCCAG GAGTTGGTGTTTTCTGCCTCCCCCGATGCTACTATCAGGATTTGGTCGGTTCCGAACGCCTCTTGCGTACAGGTTGTTCGTGCCCACGAGAGCGCTGTGACAGGCCTCAGCCTCCATGCCACTGGTGACTATCTCCTGAGCTCCTCTGATGACCAG TACTGGGCCTTCTCTGACATCCAGACAGGACGTGTGCTCACCAAGGTGACCGATGAGACCTCTGGCTGCT CTCTCACCTGTGCGCAGTTCCACCCTGATGGACTCATTTTCGGGACAGGAACCATGGACTCTCAGATCAAGATCTGGGACTTGAAG GAGCGCACCAATGTGGCCAACTTCCCCGGCCACTCTGGCCCCATCACCAGCATTGCCTTCTCAGAGAACGGCTACTACCTGGCTACGGCAGCTGATGACTCCTCTGTTAAACTCTGGGATTTGCGCAAACTTAAGAACTTTAAGACGTTGCAACTGGATAACAACTTTGAG GTGAAGTCACTGATCTTTGACCAGAGCGGTACTTACCTGGCCCTTGGTGGCACCGATGTCCAGATCTACATCTGCAAACAGTGGACGGAGATTCTTCACTTTACAG AGCACAGCGGCCTGACCACGGGGGTGGCCTTCGGGCACCACGCCAAGTTCATTGCTTCCACAGGAATGGACCGGAGCCTCAAATTCTACAGCCTGTAG